A DNA window from Camelina sativa cultivar DH55 chromosome 13, Cs, whole genome shotgun sequence contains the following coding sequences:
- the LOC104735287 gene encoding cell differentiation protein RCD1 homolog has translation MANPPPSLSLKSVPPSSGASPSSSSTSDRKLFSAEQLILNLSNLERRENALHELSKKRENFHELAPLLWHSVGTIPALLQEIISVYPVLSPPTMTPAQSNRVCNALALLQCVASHADTRMLFLKAHLPLYLYAFLNTSSKSRPFEYLRLTSLGVIGALVKVDDSEVIRFLLQTEIVPLCLRTMENGSELSKTVATFILQKVLLDEVGLEYMCTTAERFFALGRVLGNMVASLAEGPSPRLLKHIVRCYLRLTDNPRACDALGSCLPDLLRDATFSRCLYDDPPAAQWLEKLLQNINIGGRAPQGLAHMFVN, from the exons ATGGCTAATCCTCCTCCTTCGCTCTCCTTGAAATCTGTCCCTCCCTCCTCAggagcttctccttcttcttcatccaccaGTGATCGCAAGCTTTTTTCGGCGGAGCAGTTGATTCTCAATCTCAGTAATCTCGAACGCCGGGAAAATGCTCTTCACGAATTGTCCAAG AAGAGAGAGAACTTTCATGAGTTGGCTCCCCTTTTGTGGCATTCTGTTGGTACCATTCCTGCTCTTCTACAG gagATTATCTCAGTTTACCCTGTCCTATCTCCTCCAACCATGACTCCTGCTCAATCTAACAGGGTTTGCAATGCACTTGCGCTTCTTCAG TGTGTTGCTTCTCATGCCGATACAAGAATGTTGTTCCTGAAAG CCCATCTGCCATTGTACCTGTATGCTTTCTTGAATACATCAAGCAAGTCAAGACCGTTTGAGTACCTGCGGCTGACTAGCTTGGGGGTTATTGGTGCACTTGTTAAG GTTGATGATTCTGAAGTGATcagatttcttcttcaaactgAAATTGTCCCATTGTGCCTCCGGACAATGGAAAATGGCAGCGAGTTGTCAAAGACT GTTGCTACTTTCATTCTTCAGAAAGTTTTGCTAGACGAGGTTGGGCTTGAATACATGTGCACCACCGCTGAGAGATTCTTTGCTCTGGGTCGAGTTTTGGGAAATATGGTTGCTTCACTTGCAGAAGGACCGTCTCCTAGGTTGCTAAAGCACATCGTACGCTGCTATCTCCGCTTGACAGATAACCCCAG AGCCTGCGATGCGCTTGGAAGTTGCCTTCCGGATCTTCTGAGAGATGCTACCTTCAGCCGTTGTCTCTAT GATGATCCACCTGCAGCGCAATGGCTGGAGAAACTGCTTCAGAACATTAACATTGGCGGTAGAGCACCTCAAGGGTTGGCTCATATGTTTGTGAATTAA
- the LOC109128414 gene encoding CLAVATA3/ESR (CLE)-related protein 40-like, with translation MTDLPVKAVKKRGQNREFLLIRRRRQLSSSSLLSRLFFYHRTKRFLFFEMAAMKYIIVIILLLSSTLVAHSSSTRSFFWLGETQDMKAMKKEKEIDGGTANEVEERQVPTGSDPLHHNHIPFTP, from the exons ATGACTGATTTGCCCGTCAAAGCTGTGAAAAAACGAGGGCAAAACCGGGAGTTTCTTCTTATTAGACGACGACGACAGCTCTCGTCGTCATCACTCTTGTCTCGACTCTTTTTTTACCATCGAACaaagaggtttttgttttttgaaatggCGGCGATGAAATACATAATAGtcatcatccttcttctttcGTCAACACTAGTTGCTCACTCTTCTTCTACAAGAT CTTTCTTTTGGTTAGGAGAAACACAAGATATGAAAGCCATGAAAAAG GAGAAGGAGATAGATGGAGGAACAGCTAATGAAGTTGAAGAAAGACAAGTGCCGACTGGATCCGACCCTCTCCATCATAACCACATTCCTTTTACTCCATAG
- the LOC104735288 gene encoding callose synthase 3 — protein MSASRGGPDQGPSQPQQRRIVRTQTAGNLGESFDSEVVPSSLVEIAPILRVANEVESSNPRVAYLCRFYAFEKAHRLDPTSGGRGVRQFKTALLQRLEREHDPTLMGRVKKSDAREMQSFYQHYYKKYIQALHNAADKADRAQLTKAYQTANVLFEVLKAVNLTQSIEVDREILEAQDKVAEKTQLYVPYNILPLDPDSTNQAIMRYPEIQAAVLALRNTRGLPWPEGHKKKKDEDMLDWLLEMFGFQKDNVANQREHLILLLANVHIRQFPKPDQQPKLDDQALTEVMKKLFKNYKKWCKYLGRKSSLWLPTIQQEMQQRKLLYMALYLLIWGEAANLRFMPECLCYIYHHMAFELYGMLAGNVSPMTGENVKPAYGGEEDAFLRKVVTPIYEVIQMEAQRSKKGKSKHSQWRNYDDLNEYFWSVDCFRLGWPMRADADFFCLPVAVLNTEIDGDNSKPTVAKDRWVGKVNFVEIRSFWHVFRSFDRMWSFYILCLQAMIIMAWDGGDPSSVFGAAVFKKVLSVFITAAIMKLGQAVLDVILNFKAHRSMTLHVKLRYILKVISAAAWVIILPVTYAYSWKDPPAFARTIKSWFGNAMHSPSLFIIAVVFYLSPNLLAGVMFLFPLLRRFLERSNYRIVMLMMWWSQPRLYVGRGMHESAFSLFKYTMFWVLLIATKLAFSYYIEIKPLVAPTHDIMKARVTNFQWHEFFPRAKNNIGVVIALWAPIILVYFMDSQIWYAIFSTIFGGIYGAFRRLGEIRTLGMLRSRFESLPGAFNDRLIPDGTNQQKKKGLRATLSHNFTEDKVPVNKEKEAARFAQLWNTIISSFREEDLINDREMDLLLVPYWADRALDLIQWPPFLLASKIPIALDMAKDSNGKDRELKKRIESDTYMKCAVRECYASFKNIIKYVVQGNREKEVIEIIFKEVDKHMDTGDLIQEYKMSALPSLYDHFVKLIKYLLDNKEEDRDHVVILFQDMLEVVTRDIMMEDYNISSLVDSSHGGTWHGGMIPLEQQYQLFASSGAIKFPIEPVTEAWKEKIKRIYLLLTTKESAMDVPSNLEARRRMSFFSNSLFMDMPMAPKVRNMLSFSVLTPYYTEEVLFSLRDLETPNEDGVSIIFYLQKIFPDEWNNFLERVKCASEEELKESDELEEELRLWASYRGQTLTRTVRGMMYYRKALELQAFLDMAMHEDLMEGYKAVELNSENNSRGERSLWAQCQAVADMKFTYVVSCQQYGIHKRSGDPRAQDILRLMTRYPSLRVAYIDEVEEPVKDQSKKGNQKVYYSVLVKVPKSTDHSSLAQNLDQVIYRIKLPGPAILGEGKPENQNHAIIFSRGEGLQTIDMNQDNYMEEALKMRNLLQEFLTKHDGVRYPSILGLREHIFTGSVSSLAWFMSNQETSFVTIGQRLLANPLRVRFHYGHPDVFDRLFHLTRGGVSKASKVINLSEDIFAGFNSTLREGNVTHHEYIQVGKGRDVGLNQISMFEAKIANGNGEQTLSRDIYRLGHRFDFFRMMSCYFTTVGFYFSTLITVLTVYIFLYGRLYLVLSGLEQGLSTQKGIRDNTPLQIALASQSFVQIGVLMALPMLMEIGLERGFRTALSEFVLMQLQLAPVFFTFSLGTKTHYYGRTLLHGGAKYRSTGRGFVVFHAKFADNYRLYSRSHFVKGLEMMLLLVVYQIFGSAYRGVLAYLLITVSMWFMVGTWLFAPFLFNPSGFEWQKIVDDWTDWNKWINNIGGIGVPAEKSWESWWEEEQEHLRHSGKRGIVVEILLALRFFIYQYGLVYHLTITERTKNFLVYGVSWLVIFLILFVMKTVSVGRRKFSASFQLMFRLIKGLIFMTFIAIIVILITLAHMTIQDIIVCILAFMPTGWGMLLIAQACKPVVHRAGFWGSVRTLARGYEIVMGLLLFTPVAFLAWFPFVSEFQTRMLFNQAFSRGLQISRILGGHRKDRSSRNKE, from the exons ATGTCTGCTTCGAGAGGCGGTCCTGATCAAGGACCGTCACAGCCTCAGCAGCGGCGGATCGTACGAACTCAGACTGCTGGTAATCTTGGAGAGTCATTCGATAGTGAAGTTGTTCCTTCATCCCTTGTTGAGATTGCCCCCATTCTTCGTGTTGCTAATGAGGTTGAATCTAGTAACCCTAGGGTTGCTTATCTCT GTCGGTTTTATGCTTTTGAGAAAGCTCATAGATTGGATCCCACCTCTGGTGGAAGAGGTGTTCGGCAGTTTAAGACTGCACTTCTACAGCGTCTTGAAAGA gaACATGATCCAACACTGATGGGCAGGGTTAAGAAGAGTGATGCTCGTGAAATGCAAAGCTTTTATCAACATTACTATAAGAAGTACATTCAAGCTTTGCACAATGCCGCAGATAAGGCTGACCG TGCTCAGCTGACAAAGGCATACCAAACTGCCAATGTTTTGTTTGAGGTGCTGAAGGCTGTTAATCTGACACAGTCTATTGAGGTTGACCGGGAG ATTCTGGAAGCTCAAGATAAGGTCGCAGAAAAGACACAGTTGTATGTCCCCTATAACATCCTACCTCTTGATCCTGATAGTACAAATCAAGCGATTATGAGATATCCTGAG ATCCAAGCCGCTGTTCTTGCTCTCCGCAACACTAGAGGTCTTCCATGGCCAGAAGgtcacaagaaaaagaaagatgaagacaTGCTTGATTGGCTTCTAGAAATGTTTGGATTTCAG AAAGACAATGTGGCTAATCAAAGGGAGCATCTGATCTTATTACTTGCTAATGTACATATAAGACAATTTCCTAAGCCTGATCAGCAGCCAAAG TTAGATGATCAAGCATTGACAGAAGTGATGAAGAAGCTTTTCAAGAACTATAAGAAATGGTGCAAATACCTTGGTCGAAAGAGTAGTCTTTG GTTGCCAACCATACAGCAGGAAATGCAACAGCGCAAGCTATTGTATATGGCTCTGTATCTTCTAATCTGGGGTGAAGCAGCGAACTTGAGATTCATGCCGGAGTGTCTCTGCTACATTTATCATCAT ATGGCATTTGAGCTCTATGGTATGCTGGCTGGGAATGTTAGTCCTATGACTGGGGAAAATGTGAAGCCAGCTTATGGAGGTGAGGAAGATGCATTCTTGAGGAAAGTTGTGACTCCAATTTATGAAGTGATTCAGATG GAGgctcaaagaagcaaaaaagggAAGTCTAAGCATTCTCAGTGGAGGAACTACGATGATTTGAATGAATACTTTTg GTCAGTTGATTGTTTTCGATTAGGTTGGCCAATGCGAGCTGATGCTGATTTCTTTTGCCTGCCTGTTGCTGTACTCAATACAGAAATAGACGGG GATAACAGCAAGCCTACTGTTGCCAAGGATAGATGGGTGGGGAAAGTTAATTTTGTTGAGATTCGTTCCTTCTGGCATGTCTTCAGAAGTTTCGATCGAATGTGGAGCTTCTATATTTTGTGCCTTCAG GCCATGATTATTATGGCCTGGGATGGCGGAGATCCAAGTTCAGTCTTTGGGGCTGCTGTATTCAAGAAAGTTCTGAGCGTGTTTATCACAGCTGCAATAATGAAGCTTGGACAAG CTGTTCTGGATGTGATCCTTAATTTCAAAGCTCATCGAAGCATGACACTACATGTTAAACTAAGATACATTCTGAAAGTCATCTCTGCTGCTGCCTGGGTTATTATTCTGCCAGTTACTTACGCCTACAGCTGGAAAGATCCTCCAGCATTTGCCAGAACTATCAAGAGTTGGTTTGGGAATGCCATGCACTCACCTTCACTATTTATAATAGCTGTTGTTTTCTATCTGTCGCCTAATCTGCTCGCGGGTGTAATGTTTCTTTTCCCTCTGCTACGACGGTTTCTCGAGAGGTCCAACTACAGAATTGTAATGCTAATGATGTGGTGGTCTCAG CCTAGACTCTATGTTGGCAGAGGAATGCATGAGAGCGCATTTTCCCTCTTCAA ATATACCATGTTCTGGGTGTTGCTTATCGCAACAAAGCTGGCATTCAGTTACTATATTGAg ATCAAGCCTTTAGTTGCCCCAACACATGACATAATGAAGGCCCGTGTGACTAATTTTCAGTGGCATGAGTTCTTTCCTCGtg CCAAAAACAATATTGGTGTCGTTATCGCCCTCTGGGCCCCGATTATTCTG GTGTATTTTATGGATAGTCAGATTTGGTATGCTATATTTTCCACAATATTTGGAGGTATTTACGGTGCATTTCGCCGCCTTGGAGAG ATTCGTACACTGGGAATGCTTAGATCACGGTTTGAATCACTGCCTGGAGCTTTTAATGACCGTTTAATTCCAGATGGAACGAACcagcaaaagaagaaaggatTAAGGGCAACTTTATCTCATAACTTCACGGAGGATAAG GTACCTgttaacaaagagaaagaggctGCAAGATTTGCACAGTTGTGGAACACAATAATCAGTAGTTTTAGAGAGGAAGATCTTATAAATGATAG GGAGATGGATCTGTTACTTGTTCCATATTGGGCCGACCGTGCTTTGGATCTCATACAGTGGCCTCCCTTCTTATTGGCTAGCAAG ATACCAATAGCATTGGATATGGCAAAAGACAGTAATGGGAAGGACAGGGAGCTCAAGAAGAGGATTGAGAGTGACACTTACATGAAATGTGCTGTCCGTGAGTGCTATGCTTCATTCaagaatatcataaaatatGTGGTTCAGGGAAACCGTGAAAAAGA GGTGATAGAGATCATATTTAAAGAGGTTGACAAACATATGGATACTGGggatttgattcaagaatacAAGATGAGTGCTCTTCCTAGCCTCTATGATCACTTTGTCAAGCTGATAAAATATCTG CTAGATAATAAGGAGGAAGATAGAGATCACGTTGTAATTCTCTTCCAAGACATGCTGGAAGTTGTAACAAGAGACATTATGATGGAGGATTACAATATATCGAG CTTGGTAGATTCGAGTCATGGTGGCACTTGGCATGGGGGAATGATCCCTCTTGAACAACAATATCAGCTCTTTGCATCCTCAGGTGCCATTAAATTTCCTATTGAACCAGTAACAGAAGCTTGGAAAGAGAAG ATCAAACGAATATACCTTCTGTTGACTACTAAAGAGTCTGCTATGGATGTCCCCTCTAACTTAGAAGCAAGAAGACGGATGTCTTTCTTCTCAAATTCATTGTTCATGGACATGCCTATGGCACCTAAAGTTCGCAACATGCTATCATTTTC TGTTTTGACTCCATATTACACTGAAGAGGTCCTCTTCTCCTTGCGTGACCTGGAAACGCCAAATGAAGATGGGGTTTCAATCATCTTTTACCTACAAAAGATTTTTCCAG ATGAATGGAACAATTTCCTGGAGCGGGTGAAATGCGCAAGTGAAGAGGAACTTAAGGAGTCTGATGAATTAGAAGAGGAACTTCGTTTGTGGGCTTCATATAGGGGTCAAACTCTGACTAGAACTG TAAGAGGAATGATGTATTATCGAAAAGCATTGGAGCTTCAGGCATTCCTAGACATGGCTATGCACGAAG ATTTGATGGAAGGTTACAAGGCTGTAGAACTAAATTCTGAGAACAATTCAAGAGGTGAAAGATCACTCTGGGCACAGTGCCAAGCTGTTGCTGACATGAAATTTACATATGTTGTATCATGTCAACAATATGGTATCCATAAACGATCTGGTGATCCTCGTGCGCAGGATATATTGAGACTTATGACAAG ATACCCTTCTCTCCGTGTTGCATACATTGATGAGGTGGAAGAACCAGTGAAAGACCAGTCAAAGAAAGGGAACCAGAAAGTGTATTATTCTGTTTTGGTAAAGGTGCCTAAGTCAACTGATCATTCTAGCCTAGCACAGAATCTGGACCAG GTTATCTATAGGATTAAGCTTCCTGGACCTGCTATTCTTGGAGAGGGAAAGCCAGAAAACCAAAATCATGCTATCATTTTTTCTCGTGGAGAAGGTTTACAGACAATTGATATGAATCAG GATAATTACATGGAAGAAGCGTTAAAAATGAGGAATTTGCTCCAAGAATTTCTTACAAAGCATGATGGTGTTCGTTATCCATCCATTCTTGGACTTAGGGAACATATATTTACTGGATC CGTTTCCTCCCTTGCTTGGTTCATGTCAAATCAAGAGACTAGTTTTGTTACCATTGGTCAGAGATTACTGGCAAACCCTTTGAG GGTTCGTTTCCATTATGGTCATCCAGATGTGTTTGATAGACTGTTTCATCTAACAAGAGGTGGTGTTAGCAAAGCATCCAAGGTTATCAACCTCAGTGAAGACATATTTGCAG GATTCAATTCTACACTTCGTGAAGGAAATGTTACCCATCATGAATACATACAAGTTGGTAAAGGAAGAGATGTCGGTCTAAATCAGATCTCTATGTTTGAGGCTAAGATTGCTAACGGCAATGGAGAGCAGACATTAAGTCGGGATATTTACAGGCTTGGACACCGTTTTGACTTTTTCCGGATGATGTCATGTTACTTCACCACTGTTGGCTTTTACTTCAGCACCCTG ATCACTGTTCTCACTGTCTATATCTTCCTTTATGGACGTCTCTATCTTGTTTTGAGTGGGCTCGAACAAGGTTTAAGTACACAGAAAGGCATCCGAGACAATACACCTTTGCAAATAGCTCTTGCTTCACAGTCATTTGTTCAGATTGGTGTCCTGATGGCTTTACCTATGCTCATGGAAATTGGATTAGAGAGGGGTTTTAGGACTGCCTTGAGTGAATTTGTGCTGATGCAGCTTCAGTTGGCTCCTGTGTTCTTTACGTTCTCTCTTGGGACAAAGACTCACTACTATGGAAGGACGTTACTTCATGGTGGTGCCAAGTATAGGTCCACAGGGAGAGGTTTTGTCGTCTTTCACGCTAAATTTGCTGATAATTACAGACTCTATTCCCGGAGCCATTTTGTAAAGGGACTTGAGATGATGCTGCTGCTCGTTGTGTATCAAATTTTCGGAAGTGCTTACAGAGGCGTCCTTGCATATCTTTTGATCACCGTATCTATGTGGTTCATGGTCGGGACTTGGCTTTTTGCTCCCTTCCTCTTCAATCCTTCTGGTTTTGAATGGCAGAAAATTGTTGATGATTGGACTGATTGGAATAAATGGATAAACAACATTGGGGGTATTGGTGTTCCGGCAGAAAAAAGTTGGGAATCGTGGTGGGAGGAAGAGCAAGAACATCTCCGACACTCTGGAAAGCGTGGTATAGTTGTTGAGATTTTGTTAGCCCTGCGGTTCTTTATCTATCAATATGGGCTTGTTTATCATCTCACGATTACAGAGAGGACTAAAAACTTTCTG GTTTATGGAGTATCATGGCTGGTGATTTTTTTGATACTGTTTGTGATGAAG ACTGTTTCAGTCGGAAGGCGGAAATTTAGTGCGAGTTTTCAGCTGATGTTCCGGTTGATAAAGGGATTAATATTCATGACATTTATCGCAATTATTGTGATATTGATCACACTGGCTCACATGACGATACAAGACATAATTGTGTGTATCCTTGCCTTTATGCCCACAGGTTGGGGGATGCTCTTg ATTGCGCAAGCGTGTAAGCCGGTGGTTCATAGAGCAGGATTCTGGGGATCAGTGAGGACACTGGCTCGTGGTTACGAGATAGTAATGGGACTGTTGCTGTTCACGCCAGTGGCGTTCTTGGCATGGTTTCCATTTGTGTCGGAGTTCCAAACGCGTATGCTCTTTAATCAAGCTTTCAGTAGAGGTCTTCAGATCTCTCGTATCCTTGGAGGACACAGGAAGGATCGCTCTTCTCGAAACAAGGAATGA
- the LOC109124491 gene encoding pre-mRNA-splicing factor ATP-dependent RNA helicase DEAH7 — MGVDPFKTTDTSETEKETGGGGVPVNDKLTFTAPERKSRLGLDVRAIEKRENAKTQGDFKVPKKSTISFTSSFDEEDKSDASGLDHGAETTAHDHSSRRYREKSSRSETAQESTVTTENAATSDVSMTPRSLSSTSRYERADNNRRRDEHRRDRSETPRSRQRNTYGEMDHYRGRESYRQGDRDYHGEKRGRYNSDRRTPGRSDWDDGKWEWEDSPHGDRESSYSKRHQPSPSPMLAAASPDARLASPWLDTPRSTMSSASPWDIGAPSPVPIRASGSSIRSSSSRYGGRSNQPAYSREGDLTNEGHLDEDRSQGAEEFKHEITETMREEMDIQSDRAWYDTDEGNSLFDADSASFFLGDDASLQKKEAELAKRLVRRDGSKMSLAQSKKYSQLNADNAQWEDRQLLRSGAVRGTEVQTEFDSEEERKAILLVHDTKPPFLDGRVVFTKQAEPVMPIKDPTSDMAIISRKGSGLVKEIREKQSMHKSRQRFWELAGSNLGNILGVEKSAEQIDADTAVVGDEGEVDFKGEAKFAQHMKKGEAVSDFAISKTMAEQRQYLPIFSVRDELLQVIRENQVIVVVGETGSGKTTQLTQYLHEDGYTINGVVGCTQPRRVAAMSVAKRVSEEMETELGDKVGYAIRFEDVTGPNTVIKYMTDGVLLRETLKDSDLDKYRVVVMDEAHERSLNTDVLFGILKKVVARRRDFKLIVTSATLNAQKFSNFFGSVPVFNIPGRTFPVNILYSKSPCEDYVEAAVKQVMTIHITSPPGDILIFMTGQDEIEAACFSLKERMEQLIASSNREITNLLILPIYSQLPADLQAKIFQKPEDGARKCIVATNIAETSLTVDGIYYVIDTGYGKMKVFNPRMGMDALQVFPISRAASDQRAGRAGRTGPGTCYRLYTESAYLNEMLPSPVPEIQRTNLGNVVLLLKSLKIDNLLDFDFMDPPPQENILNSMYQLWVLGALNNVGGLTDLGWKMVEFPLDPPLAKMLLMGERLDCINEVLTIVSMLSVPSVFFRPKERAEESDAAREKFFVPESDHLTLLNVYQQWKEHDYRGDWCNDHYLQVKGLRKAREVRSQLLDILKQLKIPLKSCGPDWDIVRKAICSAYFHNSARLKGVGEYVNCRTGMPCHLHPSSALYGLGYTPDYVVYHELILTTKEYMQCATSVEPHWLAELGPMFFSVKDSDTSMLEHKKKQKEEKTAMEEEMEKLRRDQAESEVRSKEKEKRKRAKQQQQISGPGLKKGTTYLRPKKFGL, encoded by the exons ATGGGG GTTGATCCATTCAAAACTACTGACACGTCAGAAACCGAGAAAGAaaccggtggtggtggtgtccCTGTGAATGATAAATTGACTTTTACAGCTCCTGAGAGGAAGTCTCGTTTAG GTTTGGATGTAAGGGCtattgagaaaagggagaaTGCCAAGACCCAGGGGGATTTTAAGGTCCCCAAGAAGTCAACAATATCCTTTACATCATCTTTTGATGAAGAGGATAAGTCTGATGCATCAGGATTAGATCATGGAGCTGAAACCACAGCACATGACCATTCCAGCAGACGATATAGAGAGAAGTCTTCAAGATCTGAGACTGCACAAG AAAGTACCGTGACTACAGAGAATGCTGCAACTTCAGAT GTTTCCATGACTCCCAGGAGTTTATCTAGTACTTCTAGATACGAGAGAGCTGATAACAATAGACGTCGAGATGAACATAGGCGTGACAGAAGTGAAACTCCGCGGTCAAGACAGAGAAACACTTATGGTGAGATGGATCACTACCGAGGGAGGGAGTCTTATCGCCAAGGTGACCGAGACTATCATGGAGAAAAGCGTGGAAGATACAATAGCGATAGGAGGACTCCAG GTAGATCAGACTGGGATGATGGAAAATGGGAATGGGAAGATAGTCCTCACGGAGATAGAGAATCTAGTTACAGCAAGCGACATCAGCCTTCTCCATCACCCATGTTAGCTGCAGCTTCACCTGATGCTCGTTTAGCCTCCCCATGGCTGGATACACCACGTTCAACAA TGTCTTCTGCCTCTCCATGGGATATTGGTGCACCTTCTCCTGTTCCTATTCGGGCTTCTGGATCGTCTATCAGATCCTCAAGCTCTAGGTATGGTGGAAGATCAAATCAACCTGCTTACTCTAGGGAAGGTGATCTGACAAATGAG GGGCATTTAGATGAGGATAGATCGCAAGGAGCTGAGGAATTTAAACATGAGATCACAGAAACAATGCGTGAGGAGATGGATATTCAGTCAGATCGTGCATg GTATGATACAGACGAAGGGAACTCACTGTTTGATGCGGACAGTGCATCCTTTTTTCTTGGAGATGATGCTTCGCTACAGAAGAAGGAAGCTGAGCTGGCAAAGAGATTg GTCAGAAGGGATGGTAGCAAAATGTCACTTGCGCAGAGTAAAAAATATTCTCAGCTTAATGCGGATAATGCTCAGTGGGAAGACCGCCAGCTTCTCAGATCTGGAGCAGTTAGAGGCACAGAAGTTCAGACTGAGTTTGATAGCGAAGAAGAACGGAAAGCAATTCTTCTTGTACATG ATACGAAGCCTCCTTTCCTTGATGGAAGAGTCGTTTTTACAAAGCAAGCGGAGCCAGTAATGCCTATAAAGGATCCCACATCAGACATGGCAATAATTTCACGAAAAGGATCAGGTCTTGTCAAAGAAATTCGGGAGAAACAAAGTATGCATAAATCACGACAGCGGTTCTGGGAGCTTGCAGGTTCTAATCTTGGTAATATCCTTGGTGTTGAAAAATCAGCTGAGCAG ATTGATGCCGATACTGCTGTAGTTGGTGATGAAGGTGAAGTAGATTTTAAAGGTGAGGCTAAATTTGCACAACATATGAAGAAGGGAGAAGCTGTGAGTGATTTTGCCATATCAAAGACCATGGCAGAGCAACGACAGTACCTCCCCATATTTTCTGTTAGAGATGAACTTTTGCAG GTAATTAGAGAAAACCAGGTGATAGTGGTGGTTGGCGAAACTGGTTCGGGAAAGACCACTCAACTCACACAG tatcTTCACGAGGACGGCTATACTATAAATGGTGTAGTAGGCTGCACCCAACCAAGGCGTGTAGCAGCCATGAGTGTTGCAAAGAGAGTTAGCGAAGAGATGGAAACCGAGTTGGGTGATAAAGTGGGGTATGCGATTCGTTTTGAAGATGTAACTGGTCCAAACACTGTTATCAAG TACATGACCGATGGAGTGCTACTGAGAGAGACCCTGAAAGATTCCGACTTGGATAAGTATCG TGTGGTGGTGATGGATGAAGCCCATGAAAGGTCACTCAACACAGACGTCCTTTTTGGAATATTGAAAAAAGTTGTGGCTCGGCGTCGTGATTTCAAATTGATCGTCACGTCAGCAACCCTTAATGCTCAAAAGTTTTCCAATTTCTTTGGGAG TGTTCCGGTATTCAACATTCCTGGGCGGACTTTCCCTGTCAACATTCTCTACTCTAAATCTCCTTGTGAAGACTATGTTGAAGCTGCTGTTAAACAGGTTATGACGATTCACATAACGAGCCCACCTGGGGACATTCTCATCTTTATGACTGGGCAAGATGAGATTGAAGCAGCGTGCTTTTCACTTAAGGAGAGAATGGAACAGCTCATTGCATCGTCCAACAGAGAAATCACAAACCTACTTATTCTCCCAATATACTCTCAGCTACCCGCTGATTTGCAGGCAAAGATTTTCCAGAAACCAGAAGATGGAGCCCGTAAATGCATTGTTGCCACCAATATTGCTGAAACATCACTGACAGTCGATGGAATATATTATGTGATTGACACGGGGTATGGAAAGATGAAGGTTTTTAATCCTAGAATGGGTATGGATGCTCTTCAAGTTTTCCCTATAAGTCGTGCAGCCTCTGATCAGCGTGCTGGGAGAGCTGGAAGGACAGGGCCGGGAACATGTTACAGGCTGTATACTGAGAGTGCTTATTTGAATGAAATGTTGCCAAGTCCCGTGCCAGAGATTCAGCGTACAAATCTGGGTaatgttgtgttgttgttgaagtCATTGAAAATAGACAACTTGTTAGATTTTGATTTCATGGATCCACCTCCACAAGAGAACATCCTCAACTCTATGTACCAGCTTTGGGTGTTGGGTGCTCTTAACAATGTTGGAGGATTAACTGATCTCGGGTGGAAGATGGTGGAATTCCCATTGGATCCACCTCTTGCAAAGATGCTCTTAATGGGTGAACGGCTTGATTGCATAAACGAGGTTCTGACGATCGTGTCAATGCTTTCAGTACCTTCAGTGTTCTTCAGACCTAAAGAAAGAGCAGAAGAGAGTGATGCCGCAAGGGAGAAATTTTTTGTGCCAGAATCAGATCATTTAACGCTATTGAATGTATATCAACAGTGGAAAGAGCATGACTATAGAGGAGACTGGTGCAATGACCATTACCTACAAGTCAAGGGTCTGAGAAAAGCTAGAGAGGTAAGATCCCAGCTTCTGGATATCCTCAAGCAACTAAAAATACCACTCAAGTCATGTGGACCGGATTGGGATATTGTGAGAAAAGCCATCTGTTCAGCGTATTTCCACAACTCAGCCAGATTAAAAGGTGTTGGGGAGTATGTGAACTGTAGAACCGGGATGCCTTGCCATTTGCACCCGAGCAGTGCACTGTACGGTCTGGGATACACACCGGATTATGTGGTGTACCATGAACTGATCTTGACCACTAAGGAGTACATGCAGTGTGCTACATCGGTTGAGCCACATTGGCTAGCTGAGTTAGGGCCTATGTTCTTCTCGGTCAAAGACTCGGATACGTCAATGTTGGAGcataagaagaagcagaaggaaGAGAAAACAGCGATGGAGGAAGAGATGGAGAAACTGAGAAGAGATCAGGCGGAGTCGGAAGTGAGaagcaaagagaaagagaaaaggaaaagggcaaagcagcagcaacagattTCAGGTCCTGGCTTGAAGAAAGGAACTACTTACCTCAGGCCTAAGAAGTTTGGACTGTGA